Proteins from a single region of Haloarcula laminariae:
- the citE gene encoding L-malyl-CoA/beta-methylmalyl-CoA lyase: MTRLCRTFQTAPAAVPKDNSAKFLDSGLTSEGFSTPDWLVPDIEDGTAPSMKAEAVDNIVDRLPDHAPDFAGEILPRVEWAYDDPQFRERGTEQVRRLADEVGDHLDGFVFPKVGRVDDVREAAGMLAEAEREAGLDDGALDMAIILETAPARSDLREICQFAADSRLSGLVFGPVDYTAELGGRALGGERPRWDGLLEALSNETSAAGVVSIGGPFDQLFHERAGVTYYNAEGYADQVEHEATIGIDGSWSLHPKQTAQANRIHMPSPEELDRDLTKIEAFNDAKREGTGAVVVDGQMVDEATYKNFANTVLQVRAIDETHPGQTGEFYDAGLLERTLDVDLIFN, from the coding sequence ATGACACGACTCTGCCGAACTTTCCAGACCGCACCAGCCGCCGTGCCGAAAGACAACAGCGCGAAGTTCCTCGACTCGGGACTCACCAGCGAGGGGTTCTCGACGCCCGATTGGCTCGTCCCCGACATCGAGGACGGGACCGCTCCCTCGATGAAAGCCGAGGCCGTCGACAACATCGTCGACCGGTTGCCCGACCACGCCCCCGACTTCGCGGGCGAGATACTCCCCCGCGTGGAGTGGGCCTACGACGACCCACAGTTCCGCGAGCGCGGCACCGAGCAGGTCCGCCGGCTCGCGGACGAGGTCGGCGACCACCTCGACGGGTTCGTCTTCCCGAAGGTGGGCCGCGTCGACGACGTGCGCGAGGCGGCCGGGATGCTGGCCGAGGCCGAGCGCGAGGCGGGCCTCGACGACGGCGCGCTCGATATGGCTATCATCCTCGAGACCGCGCCCGCACGCTCGGACCTGCGGGAGATATGCCAGTTCGCGGCCGACTCGCGCCTCTCCGGGCTGGTCTTCGGCCCCGTCGATTACACCGCGGAACTGGGCGGGCGCGCGCTCGGCGGCGAGCGCCCGCGGTGGGACGGGCTGCTGGAGGCGCTCTCGAACGAGACCAGCGCCGCGGGCGTCGTCTCCATCGGCGGCCCCTTCGACCAGCTCTTTCACGAGCGGGCGGGCGTCACCTACTACAACGCCGAGGGGTACGCCGACCAGGTCGAACACGAGGCGACCATCGGTATCGACGGCTCCTGGTCCCTCCACCCCAAACAGACCGCCCAGGCCAACCGCATCCACATGCCGAGTCCCGAGGAGCTGGACCGGGACCTGACCAAGATTGAGGCGTTCAACGACGCCAAGCGCGAGGGGACCGGCGCCGTCGTCGTCGACGGCCAGATGGTCGACGAGGCCACGTACAAGAACTTCGCCAACACCGTCCTGCAGGTGCGGGCCATCGACGAGACCCACCCCGGACAGACCGGCGAGTTCTACGACGCCGGGCTGCTGGAGCGGACGCTGGACGTCGACCTGATATTCAACTGA
- a CDS encoding pyridoxal phosphate-dependent aminotransferase: MDYETPQFYRVMQYAARADRDVVDMVSGSPDWDPPAGVRAGLREYADGDAAAFQYAPSRGLRGLREQIAARHGVTEDRVVVTNGAGEANHLAMTGGLDRFSGDEILLADPVYPYYAGRANFLDAETTFVPVGADGRLDPEAVRATASSETAVIVVNSPNNPTGAVYDADAMAAFAAVAEECDALLVSDEVYDHFDYSGRFSSALDCASPNVVATNAFSKSMAITGFRVGYAVFPPADGPTGGLVERATTRHMLTNVSGSRPAQYAVQRAMETTDAAYYEAARDRLRGRIDRFCAALDEAGAVYTHPDGGFYVLARFPDFPGTFDNAERLVDEAGVAGMPGAAFGEARTDSLRFSLTTPRVETAAERLVDYFG, from the coding sequence ATGGACTACGAGACCCCGCAGTTCTACCGGGTCATGCAGTACGCCGCTCGCGCCGACCGCGACGTGGTCGACATGGTCTCGGGCAGCCCGGACTGGGACCCGCCGGCCGGCGTCCGAGCCGGACTGCGCGAGTACGCCGACGGCGACGCCGCGGCGTTCCAGTACGCCCCGAGCAGGGGGCTCCGCGGGCTCCGGGAACAAATCGCCGCCCGCCACGGCGTCACCGAGGACCGGGTCGTCGTCACGAACGGCGCCGGGGAGGCCAACCACCTCGCGATGACCGGCGGGCTCGACCGCTTTTCCGGCGACGAGATACTGCTCGCGGACCCGGTCTACCCCTACTACGCCGGGCGGGCGAACTTCCTCGACGCCGAGACGACGTTTGTCCCGGTCGGCGCCGACGGTCGGCTCGACCCCGAGGCGGTGCGGGCGACGGCGAGTTCGGAGACGGCGGTCATCGTCGTCAACTCGCCGAACAACCCGACCGGCGCGGTGTACGACGCCGACGCGATGGCCGCCTTCGCCGCCGTCGCCGAGGAGTGTGACGCCCTGCTCGTCTCCGACGAGGTGTACGACCACTTCGACTACTCGGGGCGGTTCAGTTCCGCGCTCGACTGCGCGTCGCCCAACGTCGTCGCGACGAACGCCTTCTCGAAGTCGATGGCCATCACCGGCTTCCGCGTGGGCTATGCCGTCTTCCCACCGGCCGACGGGCCGACCGGCGGCCTCGTCGAGCGGGCGACGACGCGGCACATGTTGACCAACGTCAGCGGCTCCCGCCCGGCCCAGTACGCCGTCCAGCGGGCGATGGAGACGACCGACGCCGCCTACTACGAGGCCGCCCGCGACCGGCTCCGAGGGCGCATCGACCGATTTTGTGCGGCGCTCGACGAAGCGGGCGCGGTCTACACCCACCCCGACGGCGGCTTCTACGTGCTGGCCCGGTTCCCCGACTTCCCGGGCACGTTCGACAACGCCGAGCGGCTGGTCGACGAGGCCGGCGTCGCGGGGATGCCCGGCGCGGCCTTCGGCGAGGCCCGTACCGACTCGCTGCGCTTCTCGCTGACGACACCCCGGGTCGAGACGGCGGCCGAGCGGCTGGTCGACTACTTCGGGTAG
- a CDS encoding mechanosensitive ion channel family protein, translating to MPTLLQLEAPAGLVPAVVSFLLTVVTFVVAFVVLYLVGKSVLVRMTKRTLNAREFSPAIVSLGSSIAGAVALFGAVAVAATVAGFPTILAAFATITGALALGVAFAAGDIIENFVAGIFILKDKPFEVGDYIEWDGNGGIVREINLRVSKLDTWDNEQLTVPNGELANAVVKNTQAHETRRVTVDFGVDYGSDVDEAREIIIEEIEAIDGVLADPAPSAPLTTLGDSAIVFNARMWINPQETGAGGVKHKLTESVMDRFDEADIGFPYPHTQVVGELDVNQRDAGAVADD from the coding sequence ATGCCCACACTGTTACAGTTGGAAGCGCCCGCCGGGCTCGTGCCAGCGGTGGTATCGTTCCTGCTGACCGTCGTGACGTTCGTCGTCGCGTTCGTCGTCCTGTATCTGGTGGGGAAGTCCGTCCTCGTCAGGATGACCAAACGGACGCTCAACGCCCGCGAGTTCTCGCCCGCGATTGTGAGTCTCGGCTCCAGTATCGCCGGCGCCGTCGCGCTGTTTGGCGCCGTGGCGGTCGCCGCGACCGTCGCCGGCTTCCCGACGATTCTGGCCGCCTTCGCGACCATCACCGGCGCGCTCGCGCTGGGTGTCGCCTTCGCCGCGGGCGATATCATCGAGAACTTCGTCGCCGGCATCTTCATCCTCAAGGACAAGCCCTTCGAGGTCGGCGACTACATCGAGTGGGACGGCAACGGCGGCATCGTCCGCGAGATAAACCTCCGCGTCTCGAAGCTCGACACGTGGGACAACGAGCAGCTGACGGTTCCGAACGGCGAGCTGGCAAACGCCGTCGTGAAGAACACGCAGGCCCACGAGACCCGTCGGGTCACGGTCGACTTCGGCGTCGACTACGGCTCCGACGTGGACGAGGCGCGGGAGATAATCATCGAAGAAATCGAGGCCATCGACGGCGTCCTGGCGGACCCGGCGCCGTCGGCCCCCCTCACCACCCTCGGTGACTCCGCCATCGTGTTCAACGCCCGGATGTGGATCAACCCACAGGAGACCGGCGCCGGCGGCGTCAAGCACAAGCTGACCGAGTCGGTGATGGACCGCTTCGACGAGGCGGACATCGGGTTCCCGTACCCCCACACCCAGGTCGTCGGCGAGCTGGACGTCAACCAGCGCGACGCCGGCGCCGTCGCGGACGACTGA
- a CDS encoding CinA family protein, translating into MTEDDPIEQRVGAALRERDENVAVAESCTGGLVGSLVTDVSGSSAYFDRSLVTYSYEAKQELLAVSREALDDHGAVSEPVAAEMARGVRDTAGTDWGVATTGVAGPTGGSPETPVGTVYIAVACAAPWETGESGCTVSHYEFEGSRTEVKAKIARRALAELLEKVQNQ; encoded by the coding sequence ATGACAGAGGACGACCCAATCGAACAGCGCGTCGGCGCGGCGCTACGCGAGCGCGACGAGAACGTCGCGGTCGCCGAGTCCTGCACCGGCGGGCTGGTCGGCTCGCTGGTGACCGACGTGTCCGGTTCTTCGGCCTACTTCGACCGCTCGCTGGTGACCTACTCCTACGAGGCCAAACAGGAGCTGCTCGCCGTCTCCCGGGAGGCCCTGGACGACCACGGCGCGGTCTCGGAGCCGGTCGCGGCCGAGATGGCCCGCGGCGTCAGGGACACCGCGGGGACCGACTGGGGCGTGGCGACGACGGGCGTGGCCGGGCCGACCGGCGGCAGCCCGGAGACCCCTGTCGGGACCGTCTACATCGCCGTCGCCTGCGCGGCCCCCTGGGAGACGGGCGAGTCGGGCTGTACGGTCTCACACTACGAGTTCGAGGGGTCCCGGACCGAGGTGAAAGCGAAGATCGCTCGTCGGGCGCTGGCGGAACTATTGGAAAAAG